The Bombus huntii isolate Logan2020A chromosome 6, iyBomHunt1.1, whole genome shotgun sequence genome window below encodes:
- the LOC126866629 gene encoding radial spoke head protein 3 homolog, which produces MPAGISALAPTANGDPFDLERKNSPAFTILRKDGLDTNLPLLRVNDCGEMDRSVVDDCLENVKNNLFDRKRISRSNDHLVQANLQSNQANPLRREARSRSQESSRSVDKIPAIKPSMTLSTEDFNEVLNAKLKKLQEQEQEKEEQRKSAKKNQIFRRKPFITTVKTGEFLMPPPEVASLLGIASNSNDTEDFDSCPLRSKFKSLASLTKKPEVRHSSHIARCPVALKATVDFTLGMTNATTMAASTLDDRAKTAKRNDATDQPIPFGNIMFDRRVVRGSTFATPPILIDGEQSIAARQAEARRRNLARKRAQAQATKALVARAGSPPPVPGRKHEPVQTEVYLEELFDKPDETDVATQTDYFLDRPPTPKYCPDKVGQDASTQIEPGDLFDFDFEVQPILEMLVGKTIEQALIEVLEEEEIAALREQQRKFLELRAAERAEARRLEEQERRLREEKDQRLRQHEDAMIARKETEERIAAATLLTGYIAELLPAVLEGLKMSGFLLDEIKADVEEGFMPWLMKEVKKEMGYMIESRELLMEIVREILENRAEAYKKLGEEYDVSRRRKPSMDHIEDGGDDPNFVNYEPPVIENSDAV; this is translated from the exons ATGCCAGCTGGAATTTCCGCGTTGGCGCCCACAGCCAACGGAGATCCCTTTGATCTCGAACGAAAGAATTCTCCGGCATTTACCATTCTTCGGAAAGATGGCTTGGACACCAATCTGCCTCTTCTTCGTGTGAACGATTGCGGTGAGATGGATCGATCGGTAGTCGATGATTGTTTGGAAAACGTGAAAAACAACCTGTTTGATCGAAAACGTATCAGCAGATCGAACGATCATTTGGTGCAAGCGAATTTGCAATCGAACCAAGCGAATCCATTGAGGAGAGAAGCACGAAGCAGAAGCCAGGAGAGCTCACGATCGGTGGATAAAATACCAGCGATAAAGCCTAGTATGACCTTGTCTACGGAAGACTTCAACGAAGTTCTAAACGCGAAGCTGAAAAAACTTCAGGAACAGGAGCAAGAGAAGGAAGAGCAGCGTAAAAGCGCAAAGAAGAATCAAATTTTCCGTAGAAAACCATTCATCACGACCGTCAAGACAGGCGAATTTCTGATGCCACCGCCGGAAGTTGCGTCTCTTCTCGGCATCGCATCGAACTCTAACGACACCGAGGACTTCGATAGTTGTCCGCTGCGTTCCAAGTTCAAATCACTCGCGTCGTTAACCAAAAAGCCGGAAGTACGTCATAGCAGCCATATTGCCAGGTGTCCGGTTGCTCTCAAGGCCACCGTCGACTTTACTCTCGGAATGACGAACGCGACGACCATGGCTGCCTCGACCTTGGACGACCGAGCGAAGACCGCGAAGAGAAACGACGCGAC CGATCAACCGATTCCTTTTGGGAATATTATGTTTGACCGTCGCGTCGTCCGGGGAAGCACGTTCGCCACTCCTCCTATCCTT ATCGATGGAGAACAATCGATAGCGGCGAGGCAAGCGGAAGCCAGAAGGAGGAATTTGGCGAGGAAACGAGCTCAAGCACAAGCTACTAAAGCTCTGGTCGCTAGGGCAGGTTCGCCACCGCCGGTTCCTGGTCGCAAGCACGAGCCGGTGCAAACGGAAGTTTACCTCGAAGAG CTATTCGACAAACCAGACGAAACCGATGTCGCGACACAGACGGACTACTTCTTGGATAGACCGCCGACACCGAAATATTGCCCGGATAAAGTTGGCCAAGATGCTAGTACTCAAATCGAGCCTGGTGAC CTGTTCGACTTCGACTTCGAGGTGCAACCGATTCTCGAGATGCTTGTTGGTAAAACGATAGAACAGGCATTGATAGAAGTTCTGGAAGAGGAGGAGATTGCCGCTTTGAGGGAGCAACAGAGGAAGTTCTTGGAACTACGCGCTGCGGAAAGAGCCGAAGCGCGAAGACTGGAGGAACAAGAAAGGAGGCTGAGAGAAGAGAAG GATCAACGATTAAGGCAACACGAGGACGCGATGATAGCTCGAAAGGAAACGGAAGAACGAATCGCAGCGGCTACTCTTTTAACAGGATATATAGCCGAACTTCTACCAGCGGTTCTGGAAGGTTTGAAGATGTCCGGGTTCCTGTTGGACGAAATCAAGGCTG ATGTCGAAGAGGGTTTCATGCCGTGGTTGATGAAGGAggttaaaaaagaaatgggCTACATGATCGAGAGCAGGGAATTACTCATGG AGATCGTCAGAGAAATTCTAGAAAATCGTGCAGAAGCATACAAAAAGCTTGGCGAAGAGTACGACGTCTCCAGGAGAAGGAAACCGTCGATGGATCATATCGAGGATGGTGGAGATGACCCAAATTTCGTAAATTACGAACCACCCGTTATCGAAAATTCAGACGCCGTTTAA
- the LOC126866636 gene encoding zinc finger protein SNAI1, translating to MMNAEEYKKIVLFQKYLNKPIVRAAGPIGKDSSTEIIDVKKLSQNSATGIQYVEIIDAEGRLICVNKLVTTPCWLKIIEFANDCQACNVLLMTTAEGVILKTIRDITPGEPLLMWFTEYILAMLNIPFLSPCNIQDQTRYICHICNNLFEFPNPLKIHLALKCNRLDSSHLWTLLSKEFNLSPRPSLSLNLFPNPTFKFELTKLPQTPPVRVSPITIKTIDNTVQLANINPSKCSDQPSPSSSNALSSNSSSTTQISPSKPAPSTREPSITKDTLHRQSAFQPYSNQGSILKKIHPLTRNETVLTPYNMQTTAAPISTDVHAAQVETIVSNLGKSKQGHLCIYCGKVYSRKYGLKIHIRTHTGYKPLKCKYCLRPFGDPSNLNKHVRLHSEGETPYRCDLCGKVLVRRRDLERHLKSRHQENIIDSTDTSSDGADV from the exons ATGATGAACGCTGAAGAGTACAAAAAGATCGTTTTAttccaaaaatatttaaacaaaccTATCGTCAGAGCTGCGGGGCCCATTGGAAAAGATTCTTCGACGGAGATCATTGATGTGAAAAAACTGTCTCAGAATAGTGCAACGGGAATTcagtat GTTGAAATTATCGATGCGGAAGGTCGCCTGATTTGCGTAAATAAGCTGGTGACCACTCCTTGCTGGTtaaaaatcatcgaatttGCAAATGACTGTCAAGCCTGTAACGTGCTCTTAATGACTACAGCCGAAGGTGTAATACTGAAAACGATAAGGGACATAACTCCCGGTGAACCACTGCTGATGTGGTTTACCGAATATATTCTCGCTATGTTGAATATACCATTCTTGTCACCATGTAACATACAAG ATCAGACTCGCTATATTTGTCACATATGCAACAACTTGTTCGAGTTCCCAAATCCTTTGAAGATACATTTAGCCCTAAAGTGCAATCGACTGGACAGTAGTCATCTCTGGACGTTGCTAAGCAAAGAATTCAACTTGTCGCCGAGACCAAGCTTGTCTCTCAACCTGTTCCCCAATCCGACTTTCAAATTCGAACTGACCAAATTGCCGCAAACTCCGCCTGTCAGGGTATCACCGATCACAATAAAAACCATAGATAATACCGTTCAGCTTGCAAATATCAATCCATCGAAGTGTTCCGATCAACCCTCTCCATCCTCTTCAAATGCGCTATCTTCTAATTCTTCATCCACCACGCAAATTTCACCAAGCAAACCAGCACCATCGACAAGAGAGCCGTCTATAACGAAAGATACACTTCATCGACAGTCTGCTTTCCAGCCATACTCAAATCAAGGCAGCATCCTTAAAAAGATCCATCCACTAACAAGGAACGAGACTGTTTTAACGCCCTACAATATGCAAACGACTGCCGCACCGATCAGTACCGACGTCCATGCAGCACAAGTGGAAACCATAGTCAGCAATCTCGGTAAATCGAAGCAAGGACACCTCTGCATTTATTGTGGAAAGGTTTACTCGAGAAAATATGGTTTAAAAATCCACATCAG AACTCATACCGGTTACAAACccttaaaatgtaaatattgcCTGCGACCATTCGGAGATCCTAGCAATTTGAATAAACACGTACGGCTACACTCGGAGGGCGAAACACCATACAGGTGTGACTTATGTGGAAAAGTTTTGGTCAGAAGGAGAGATCTTGAGAGGCATTTAAAATCGAGACACCAAGAAAACATAATCGATAGTACGGATACTTCGTCTGATGGTGCTGACGTTTAA
- the LOC126866634 gene encoding ATP synthase subunit delta, mitochondrial: MATIARNLRPYLKYIRNQKRTYADASVSNEMKFTLAGANQVFYNESVIKQVDVPSFSGSFGILPKHVPTLAVLKPGVVTVYEEDGTVKKVFVSSGTVTINENNSVQILAEEAHPVENLDGTAARELLSKAQQQLSSASSEQDKAEAAIAVEVAEALVQAVQ, from the exons ATGGCTACTATCGCACGCAATTTACGcccttatttaaaatatattcgtaaTCAAAAAAGAACTTACGCCGATGCATCCGTTAGCAATGAAATGAAGTTTACATTGGCTGGGGCTAATCAG GTATTTTATAATGAAAGTGTGATTAAACAAGTAGATGTACCATCATTTTCTGGTTCTTTTGGTATTTTACCAAAACATGTTCCTACCTTGGCTGTATTAAAACCAGGCGTAGTCACAGTATACGAGGAAGATGGGACAGTCAAAAAAGTTTTTGTTTCTTCAGGGACGGTCACTATAAATGAAAACAACAGCGTACAG aTTTTGGCGGAAGAAGCTCACCCCGTGGAAAATCTTGATGGAACTGCAGCTAGAGAACTTCTTAGTAAAGCTCAGCAACAGCTTTCATCTGCATCGTCGGAACAAGATAAGGCTGAAGCAGCAATTGCGGTTGAAGTTGCAGAAGCTTTAGTACAAGCTGTGCAGTAA